One Aegilops tauschii subsp. strangulata cultivar AL8/78 chromosome 7, Aet v6.0, whole genome shotgun sequence genomic window carries:
- the LOC109749397 gene encoding putative F-box/kelch-repeat protein At1g12870, giving the protein MCSRKREEDCLYHALISKREGNIAIAMPSSACNQRKKAAFSGGGSLPDEIIMEVLLRLPVKSILRFRAVCRSWAVFFSTEQFCNLHMATPKIAPLKLLFVSPTSRPGSTEVFSCSPSGPKDDLLFTLDSACGNSMQVVMPAPCHGLTLLFDAVAPAYYICNAATRAVTRLPPFRHSVRCTSTGLGFDAWTRKYKVVRLIKGSRHDNESVRCEVYTHGSGYGDCWRPPTGGIPFGLCRFAGAAVNNAAFFSLPPVFANGHLHWLVQPSLFSKKPRAAVISFSLAEETFSFVGPPPFWTSEMYSSTPLSASGPEFVPFCPGTLGEHLVQIDNQPCMVRDLRYNRNGGCILEIWKLPDRSSCAWSLNHRISLLGRVATDLRQPKVVRVIGSTCTSMSTKKILIATSMHKICDKFQKKVYTYDLNSESLETILSITEAHASLEGMNPSSRFSLFEESLAPVHETVEEIKLSTTLPPNRN; this is encoded by the coding sequence GCCATTGCCATGCCATCCTCTGCTTGCAACCAGAGGAAGAAGGCCGCATTTTCCGGTGGTGGTTCGCTCCCGGATGAGATAATCATGGAGGTGCTACTGCGGCTCCCTGTCAAATCCATACTCCGCTTCCGGGCCGTCTGCCGCTCCTGGGCTGTGTTCTTCTCCACTGAGCAGTTCTGCAATCTCCACATGGCGACCCCCAAGATAGCACCGCTGAAGCTACTGTTTGTCTCACCCACATCAAGACCCGGCTCCACGGAGGTGTTCTCATGCTCCCCGTCAGGCCCCAAAGATGACCTGCTGTTCACCCTTGACTCTGCCTGCGGCAACTCGATGCAGGTTGTCATGCCAGCGCCGTGCCATGGCCTCACCCTTCTGTTTGATGCTGTTGCGCCAGCTTACTACATCTGCAATGCAGCCACACGAGCAGTAACACGTCTGCCACCTTTCCGTCACTCGGTCAGGTGTACATCTACCGGGCTGGGATTTGATGCCTGGACAAGAAAGTACAAAGTGGTCAGACTGATCAAAGGGTCACGCCATGACAATGAGTCCGTAAGGTGTGAGGTATACACACATGGAAGTGGTTATGGGGATTGCTGGAGGCCGCCTACTGGAGGAATACCCTTTGGATTGTGCAGGTTTGCAGGTGCTGCTGTTAATAATGCGGCATTCTTCAGTCTACCACCTGTGTTTGCAAACGGACACCTGCACTGGTTGGTCCAGCCTTCTTTGTTCTCCAAAAAGCCAAGAGCTGCTGTGATATCATTTTCTCTTGCGGAGGAGACCTTCAGTTTTGTTGGGCCACCACCGTTCTGGACATCAGAAATGTACTCATCCACACCATTGTCTGCATCAGGTCCAGAGTTTGTCCCCTTCTGCCCCGGGACATTAGGAGAACACCTAGTGCAGATAGATAACCAACCGTGTATGGTCCGAGACCTTCGATATAATCGTAATGGTGGTTGCATTCTGGAGATATGGAAATTGCCGGATCGTAGCTCTTGTGCGTGGTCACTGAATCATCGCATTTCTTTGTTAGGGCGTGTGGCAACAGATTTACGTCAGCCCAAGGTTGTGAGAGTTATTGGTTCTACATGCACTAGCATGTCAACAAAGAAGATCCTCATCGCTACTAGCATGCACAAGATCTGCGACAAGTTTCAGAAGAAGGTTTACACCTATGACCTTAATTCTGAATCTTTAGAGACCATTCTTTCAATCACCGAGGCACATGCATCGCTTGAAGGCATGAATCCAAGTTCAAGATTCAGTTTATTTGAAGAGAGCCTTGCCCCGGTGCATGAAACAGTTGAAGAGATAAAATTGTCAACTACTCTGCCTCCCAACCGAAACTAG